Genomic segment of Anaerosporomusa subterranea:
AGGCAAAGCGAAATTCATCGCAGAGCCGGATATGATAACAAGCATTCTTGCCCAGATGGGCTTTGTCTGAAATGATTTCTCATCTTGCGGCTCATCCGGATCCATGCCGGCAATTTTATTAAAGCCACCCAATGGGATTAAGCGGAGCGAATATACTGTGTCGCCAATTTTTTTACTAATAATCTTGGGTCCAAAGCCAATGGCAAATTCATGAACACCCATTCCAACCAACTTTGCGGAGATGAAATGACCAAGTTCATGTACCATGACCAGCAAACCAAATACAAAAATCGTCGCCAAAACGGTTGTTGACAAAAGCGCCACCATCCTTAGTCGATTTAAGTCAAACTAGCAATATCTTCAGCCGCACGCTTTCGAGCCCAAGCATCTGCTTGTAGTAAGGCTTCAAGCGTAACAGAGTCTGAGGCTTCAAATGCATTTAGACTACTGCGGATAATATCCGCAATATGAAGAAACTCGATTTTCCCGGATAGAAACGCCTGGACTGCAATTTCATTGGCGGCATTAAATACACAAGGAAAAGCACCACCTTTTCGTCCTGCTTCATATGCCATGGATAAGGCGGTAAAAATATCTGTATCTGGTTGTTCAAAGGTAAAAGACTTTATTTTTGAAAAGTCTAGTCTGCCGAAATTTGCAGTTGATCGTTCAGGGTATGTCAAGGCGTATTGAATGGGTGCCCGCATATCTGGCAAACCAAGCTGCGCCAATACGCAGCCGTCAATCAGTTCAACCATTGAATGGATAATACTTTGCGGGTGGACTATGACCTCAATTTGGTCATAGCTGACGTCAAATAACCATCTAGCTTCAATAACTTCTAGTCCTTTATTGGCTAAGGTCGCTGAATCTACTGTGATTTTCTTGCCCATTGACCAATTTGGATGTTTTAAACAATCTGACACTCCAACTGTTTTCAACTGTTCCTTATTCAATGTACGAAAGGGTCCACCGGAAGCAGTCAGCAATAGTTTTCGGACACTGGTCATATTAATTCCTTGAAGGCATTGAAATATAGCGCTGTGTTCACTATCAACAGGAATAATGGCTACATGATTTTCCTTAGCTGCTTTGGTGACGATTTCCCCGGCGGCAACTAGCGTTTCTTTGTTGGCGAGGGCAATTGTTTTCTTTGCGCTAATCGCAGCGAGAGTCGGTCGAAGGCCGGCGAAGCCAACTAATGCGGTGAGTACTATATGGCTTCGCGGATGGATTGCGGCCTCGATTAGCCCTTCTTCGCCAGACAATATCCTTGTCTTTCCCTTGTAACGCTTAGCTAATCTCTCAGCCGCGCTTTTATCGGTAAGAACAACTAATTCAGGACGAAATTTTTCAATTTGTTCTTCAAGTAGGCTATCGTTACTGTGAGCCGACAAGACACTGACAGAAAATTGTTCTGGGTTGGCCTCAATCACTTGCAAAGTTTGAGTCCCAATAGAGCCAGTACTGCCTAGTATAGCAATATGTCGCAATCCGCATTCTCCTTTGCTATTGCAGAATGATTAGACGTACATAATAGTAAATCACTGGTACGCTAAATAAGATGCTATCAAAGCGATCAAGCACTCCGCCATGTCCAGGAAGCAATGAACCAGAATCCTTAACGCAGCAAAAACGCTTCAACGCAGATTCAGCCAAATCGCCAATTGGTGAGACCAGCCCTACAAGCATGCCGGTCGCTATACGATGAACTATGGGAATAGCGGTAAAATGGCCAAATACTAAGACCGCCAACACGGCGCCAATCACCCCTCCAACAAATCCTTCCACCGATTTGTGAGGACTGATATTTGGGGCAAGCTTATGCCTACCAAGTGCGGTTCCGACAAAATAAGCGAAGGTATCACTGGCCCACGTGGCTAAAAAAGCAACCCAAAGATAAACTGTACCCAAACTCATGTTGGCAAAGTGAGTTTGGGTTATAACCATTGTACTGACTTCACGAAGCAAAATCAGATGCATAAACGAAAACCCTATATATATCACACCAAACAGGCTAAATGCAGCTGGCACGAAGGAGTGATTGTTGTTTTGCCATATGCGTAACGTTCGCAGCAATGTCCAAAGTAAAACAATCCATATTGCCATAATAATCTCTTCTGAATTTCCGCACCAGCCGCTCAACAAGAGCAATAGAGTCGACGCCGCACCGCCCAGCATACCAATCTCAATATTCTGTTTGCGCAGCATGAGTCCATATTCACGCCATGCCGCCAATGCAAGGGCAATAATTGCCGATGCGAATAGCCAGCCACCAAATTGGATGATATACACTGTGATGGGTATTCCCACTGCAGCTGTTAAAATACGCTGTAATAGCATATGGCACCTACTTTATTTTCAGTCCGCCAAATCTTCGGTCTCTCTGCTGAAAATCGTGCAGAGCTTGGAGAAAATATTCTGGCGTAAAATCAGGCCAATTGACATCAGTAAACCATAACTCAGCATACGCACTCTGCCAAAGCAGAAAGTTACTAATTCGAAAATCGCCGCTTGGCCGGATGAGCAAGTCTACATCTGGTAAATCTGCGGTGTAGAGGTGCTGTTGGATGCTATTTTCTGTAATCATTTCTACTGGTAGGTTGCCTGATTGCACATCGAGCGCGATTGCTTTCATGGCGCAAAGCATTTCTGCTCTGCCTCCATAATTGATGGCAGCATTAAAAACAAGTCCAGTGTTTTTTGCCGTTCGTGCTTGCGCATCTTGAAATTTTCGACAAAGAGTAGTTGATAAGTCCTGAATTTGGCCAATAAAGCGAATCTGTACATTATTTTCGTCCAACTCGTCAATATCGGCAGTTAGATATGTGGAAAATAAGTCCATCAATAAATTGACTTCTTCTGCCGGACGCTTCCAGTTTTCTGTAGAGAATGCATATACGGTCAGTACTTCAAGCTCCAAATTGCTAGCGGTACGCACAATCTTGCGGAGAGACTCGACTCCAGCGCGATGTCCAAATACCCTAGGCATCCCCTTTGCTTTTGCCCAACGGCCATTTCCGTCCATGATAATCGCTGTATGGCGGGGGAGCTTGTCTTTATCTAGTTGGTTATCAGCAATAACATATTGTTCTGTTTTGCCAAACCATTTTTTCCACATGTTAAAACCTCCGCGATGTCGCAAGAAACTGTCCTCTAAATCGAAGCCCCCTCTGGCGAGGGGGCTTCGATTAGAAGGAACCTTACCATCATGACAGATTAAGGTGCCTCAATAGCGGCGACAGGGCAGACAGCGGCGCAAGCGCCACACTCAACACATTCATCGGAAATAACATAGATTGGGTTACCCTCACTGATAGCTCCCACTGGGCAAGTGGCCGCGCAGGTGCCACAGGCAACACAGGTATCGTTAATCTTATAAGCCATTCAAAACACCTCCTTTCCCATTTTGGCAGCAGCCAAAAGACAAAAAGAGCCATCAGCCTGTTGACGCTGCCTTACTACATACCACGACAATTCATCGACTACAAATGATCGACTATATGGGCGAGTAAACTCGACAGAATACTGAACACCCAAATCATTTAATCGTCTTTTTGCTTCTTCTAGCTGAATGGCAACTAAATCCATCTTATACTTCCATTATCTCTTTTTCTTTAGCTGTCATGACTTGGTCAATTTCTTTAATGTACTTATCAGTTACTTTCTGAATGTCTTCTTGTGCTTTCTTGGCCTCATCTTCTGAGACTAACTTATCTTTTTCCATTTTTTTAAACGCATCGTTAGCATCACGGCGCAGATTGCGGATTGCAACCCTAGAATCCTCTGCTTTTTTATGTACGACTTTTACCAATTCAGTACGACGTTGCTGCGTTAATTGAGGAATGATAAGCCTAATGACCGATCCATCGCTCGTTGGCGTTAATCCCAGGTCAGACTTCATAATCGCTTTTTCAATCAAACTTAACAGCTTCTTCTCCCAGGGTTGAATCACAATCATACGGGGCTCAGGCACGGAAATATTTCCAACTTGGTTGACTGGAGTTGGTGTGCCATAATAATCCACAGTAATTTTGTCAAGTAATGCTGGGGTTGCTCTACCAGCCCTTAACGTCGAATAGTCTTTACGCAACATGTCAAGAGCCTTCTGCATTCGTTCCTCATGTGAAGACATAATTTCCTTAACTATCACGTTTCGTCCCTCCCACGATAGTTCCTATGTCATGCCCTAAGACTGCCTTCAAAATATTTCCTGGTTCATCAATGCTGAATACAATGATTGGTATTTTGTTATCCATACACAGGCTAGTCGCCGTAGAATCCATGACTCCCAACCCGCGTTGCAAGACTTCCTTATGTTCTAATTCTTTAAACATCTTTGCGTCCGGATTATTTCGCGGATCAGAGTCGTATACTCCATCTGCATTGCGCTTGGCCATTAGAATGATATCAGCTTCAATTTCAGCAGCTCGCAAAGCTGCGGTTGTATCTGTTGAAAAATAAGGATTGCCAGTGCCTGCGGCAAAAATAACAACCCGTCCCTTTTCCAAGTGTCGTATTGCTCTACGACGAATATACGGTTCAGCAACCTGACGCATTTCAATAGCGGTTTGCACTCGCGTATCCACGCCGCATTCCTCAAGAGCGTCCTGTAGTGCCAGCGAATTCATCACTGTTGCTAACATCCCCATATAGTCAGCGGTCGCACGATCCATGCCTTTAGCGCTTCCTGCCAATCCGCGCCAAATATTGCCGCCGCCAACAACAATACCAATCTCTAGACCCTCAGTTTGTGATTTAATATCTTTAATCTGGTGAGCTATTGACTCGACAACTTCGGGATCGATACCAAAACCTTTATCTCCAGCAAGCGCCTCGCCACTCAATTTCAAAATGATTCGTTTATATTTGCAGGGTACCAAGCGACAACCCCCTTATTAATGACCATTTCTACAACAATGCGTCAAATACCTGTATTCTAATTGCCGAAAATAAAATCTCACCTATTGGCAAAAAGAGAACACATCGGTGTTCTCTTTCTAGGTTATTTGTTCACAGCAGCCATAACTTCAGCAGCAAAATCAGATGATTTCTTTTCTATTCCTTCGCCAACATGATAACGACTAAAGCGACGAATCGAAATCTTTTCACCAATCTTGGAGATATATTCATTAATAACACTAGTGATAGTTTTATCCGGATCTTTGATAAATGGTTGTTCCATCAAACAATTTTCCTTGTAAAACTTTTCAATCCGTCCCACAATCATCTTGTCGACGATATTGGCAGGTTTTCCTTCATTAAGTGCTTGTGCGCGTAAAACTTCTCTTTCATGCTCGACGATTTCCGCGGGGACCTCTTCACGGCGTACATAGCCAGGGTTTGCAGCTGCAATTTGCATGGCTATGTCACGTGCCAGTGCGTGGAAAGTATCGGTTTTAGCAACAAAATCGGTTTCACAGTTTAATTCAAGGAGGACACCGATGCGCCCGCCACCATGAATATATGCCTCAATTATTCCTTCAGCGGCAACACGGCTACTTTTTTTGGCAGCTGCAGCCAAGCCTTTCTCGCGAAGGTGATCAATCGATTTTTCCATATCGCCCTGCATTTCGGTCAATGCCTTTTTGCAATCCATCATGCCGGCCCCGGTACGCTCGCGCAATTCTTTAACCATTTCAGCCGTAATCATATGTATTGAATCCTCCTGTCATCATATGTCATGAATCATGTAATTTTTAAGTTTTGAGGCCGCCGACGGTTCGTCCCACGATGCATCGAGGCAACAATTCGCCGGGCGGCCTCACCATTTTATCTGTTACTATTCCCCAGCTGCAGCATTCATTTGCTCGCCTTGACGTCCTTCGAGAACAGCGTCAGCCATTTTGCCTGTCAGAAGCTTGACAGCGCGAATAGCATCATCATTACCCGGAATAATTACGTCGACTTCATCAGGATCACAGTTAGTATCAACAATGGCAACAATGGGAATACCCAGGTTGCGTGCTTCGGCAACAGCAATTCGCTCTTTGCGGGGATCAATGACAAACAGGGCGCCTGGTAGCTTCCGCATATTTTTAATGCCGCCTAGGAACTTTTGCAGACGTTCCATTTCGTGGCGAAGAGTGATAACTTCTTTTTTCGGTAGAACTTCAAACATGCCCTTGGTTTCCATATCTTCAAGCGCACACAAACGACTAATACGTTTCTGGATAGTTTGGAAATTGGTAAGCATTCCGCCCAACCAGCGCTCGTTAACATAGTACATATCACAACGAGTGGCTTCATCTTTTACCGCTTCTTGTGCTTGCTTTTTGGTGCCAACAAAAAGAATCGTCCGGCCCTCGCCAGCGATTTGGCGAACAAAATTATAAGCATCTTCAACCTTTTTTACGGTCTTCTGCAGATCGATAATGTAGATTCCGTTGCGCTCTGTAAAAATATAGGGCGCCATTTTCGGGTTCCACCGACGAGTTTGATGACCGAAGTGTACACCAGCTTCTAAAAGCTGTTTCATGGATATTACTGACAAAATAAAGCACCTCCTGTTTTTCCTCCGCATTACTCATCTGTTGCTTTCTCCGGTAACCCCCGGCACAGACCGCAAAATCATAATGCGTGTGTATTTTACACCGTATGATAGTATACCACAGCCAGCACGAGATCTCAAGGGCATTAAAAAAAATCATAGGATTATTTCAATACAATTTATATTCACAGAAATACAATGGTAGTATTTTCAATTTATCCATTTTTATTCAGTTCAAGAACTAGCATAACTTCCCCTTTTCCCATAGAGGTAGCTTTGGCAATTTCGATAACAGTATATCCTTGACGGTGCATCAACATGACTTGTTGACGTTTATCTTGGGCAACCTCCTGTAACTTGTCTGCAATTTGCGCCGGTTGTGACTGCGGAATCGATGTCGATAGAGGAGAGTCACTTGTGTATGGTACTGAAGCGGGAGCCGAGGGAATGCCTTTCTGTTCTGCCTCACGCAACCGGTTTTCGAGTGTTATTATCTTGGCATCAGCTTCTTCTAACATATATTCAAGTTGGGCCATCTGATTCTCTAACTTTTTGACTGCTTGATCAGCTGTGACTTCCATTTGAGTGCGAAATTCATCTGCCATTGTAGCAATATTAATAGAAAACATCTTCAACAGCATTTGGCGTTTATATACAAAAATAAATACAGTTACCAACAGTAAAACGACTAGTAGTATCCCGGTTGGCACAACCATCACCTCTTAGGTTTTTATGTCAATTGTATGCCCAAGCGAAGTATCTGGAAACGCCTGAGGTGCGTGAGGCAGTTGGACTCTATCGTCTTTACGCTGTGCTTGTTCTTTCGTCCTACCCTGGTCCCGGCGTTTGTCTTGCGCCTCTTTCTTTTCTTTAATTTTTCCGCCTTCTGATTGATTAATTGTTTGGACTTGCTGTTGGCGATCCTGCGATATTTTTTGCCACTGAGATGCAAAATCATGTTGCTGCGATGCAGTCTGCTGGTTAGCGGTATGTTGTATTTTACTGACCTCAGTTGCGTGCGGAATTAATACCTGCAGGTCAATTGACCGGATGTTCATGGTGATCCCGCCTGTTCATTAATTGTAGGTGCTAGTTTTCAATTCCCCATCATCTACATAGAAAGTTACGAAGCGAAGCGTTTCACGCACAGACTTGACATTAGTACCCACGACAATTTTTACACCAGGATATACTCCTTCAGCAATACGAATACGTCCTTGCCGAATTTGATCAAGATCTGCTTCAATCTGTATAATGCGATTGCGCATAGTCTCAGCTTGTCCTGCGAGTTGAAACTGCGCTTTTGTCAACTTAAGCAACAATTCTCGCTTTTCGTTAGTCAAAGAGCCTTGATCTACAGAGCGCATGACTTGTAAAGATTTTTGTGTTTGATCGAGAGTGTTTTCTACTTTGTGTATGTCTTTACGTAAATTATGGTATTCTTCACGCAGAGCAGGATTAACCCCTACCTCTAACTCGGTTACGATCGCAAGTTGTGTGCCAGCGACCTTGGACCGAATTTCTTCACCTGCAGTAATTTGTCCGCCGACAATGCCACGGCGGCCTTCTACAACCACTTTATGTTTTGCATTTACGCGACTATGCAAAATCACATCACTGACGTATACATCTCCGTCAGCGAATACGTTTGAATTTTCGATAAATTTGGCATATACATTCTGACTGGCCTTTACGTGGCCGCGGTGCATTCCTTGAATCCCCATGCGAATGGTAATATTTCTTCCTTCAACGATCCCGCCGCTAACTGTTCCCTGGACTTCGATGTCGCCTCCAGCCTTAATAGAAAAACCAGGCTGAACAGACCCCTTTACAGTCACATTGCCAGTAAATTCAATATTTCCACTTGAAAAATCGATATCGCCATTAATAACAATCACAGGAACAACGTGAACTTTATTATTAATAAACATGACCTGGCCGGATATGCCAGCGATTATTTTTCCTTCAACTGCGATAACATTCTTACCGATTGGCAATGGAAGATCGCGTCCCGGCTTTGGTTGAATAGAGTTTCCTAAGACGTCAATGCCCGGTTTGCCTGGAACAGCCGGTATTTTTTCAGCTAAGATGTCGCCTTCGCTGACAGTTGTGAATAAATTGATATTTTTATAGTCAACGCTTCCATTCTCATTTTCAGCTGGCTTGGAATTCTTATCCAAATTAAATGTATACACAATCTGAGCATCTTGGCCATCTTTCGGATGCTGACCAGTTGCTACAGATAATTTTGGCCCTGGTTGTTGACAAACACGTTTGATGCTCTCCTGATTCACCCCATAACGAATACCAGCGGCTTCTAACTTAACCATGACTTCGTCTACGGTCGCTAGTCGAGAGTTGGTTGACGCAGAGATAATAACAAAAGCTTCCATTCTGTCACGTTCAACAAGAACTTGAATATCTGGCTCTTTCAGTTGCGCCTGTGGGGCAATAATTCTTACAGGTGATCCAGTGGCCTCTTTCACAGTCTTAAGGATCAACGGATATTGATAGTTTGTTATTTCCTTTACCCTTAAAGCCTCGACGACCTCCGGTTCAGTAACCGGCTTGGCTCCCGCCACAGGGGGATATACGGTCAGGAAGGTCCCATTGTTATCAGTACTGATGACAATGCGTTGGTCTGCTGATTCGCTTTTGTCTATATTAAATCCACCTAAACCGTTTTTATCCATGCCCCGCTCCTCCAATCAAGTTCATATTAGGCTGGACTGAATGCGCGTCAATGC
This window contains:
- a CDS encoding 1-deoxy-D-xylulose-5-phosphate reductoisomerase, whose translation is MRHIAILGSTGSIGTQTLQVIEANPEQFSVSVLSAHSNDSLLEEQIEKFRPELVVLTDKSAAERLAKRYKGKTRILSGEEGLIEAAIHPRSHIVLTALVGFAGLRPTLAAISAKKTIALANKETLVAAGEIVTKAAKENHVAIIPVDSEHSAIFQCLQGINMTSVRKLLLTASGGPFRTLNKEQLKTVGVSDCLKHPNWSMGKKITVDSATLANKGLEVIEARWLFDVSYDQIEVIVHPQSIIHSMVELIDGCVLAQLGLPDMRAPIQYALTYPERSTANFGRLDFSKIKSFTFEQPDTDIFTALSMAYEAGRKGGAFPCVFNAANEIAVQAFLSGKIEFLHIADIIRSSLNAFEASDSVTLEALLQADAWARKRAAEDIASLT
- a CDS encoding phosphatidate cytidylyltransferase produces the protein MLLQRILTAAVGIPITVYIIQFGGWLFASAIIALALAAWREYGLMLRKQNIEIGMLGGAASTLLLLLSGWCGNSEEIIMAIWIVLLWTLLRTLRIWQNNNHSFVPAAFSLFGVIYIGFSFMHLILLREVSTMVITQTHFANMSLGTVYLWVAFLATWASDTFAYFVGTALGRHKLAPNISPHKSVEGFVGGVIGAVLAVLVFGHFTAIPIVHRIATGMLVGLVSPIGDLAESALKRFCCVKDSGSLLPGHGGVLDRFDSILFSVPVIYYYVRLIILQ
- a CDS encoding isoprenyl transferase, encoding MWKKWFGKTEQYVIADNQLDKDKLPRHTAIIMDGNGRWAKAKGMPRVFGHRAGVESLRKIVRTASNLELEVLTVYAFSTENWKRPAEEVNLLMDLFSTYLTADIDELDENNVQIRFIGQIQDLSTTLCRKFQDAQARTAKNTGLVFNAAINYGGRAEMLCAMKAIALDVQSGNLPVEMITENSIQQHLYTADLPDVDLLIRPSGDFRISNFLLWQSAYAELWFTDVNWPDFTPEYFLQALHDFQQRDRRFGGLKIK
- a CDS encoding 4Fe-4S binding protein, whose translation is MAYKINDTCVACGTCAATCPVGAISEGNPIYVISDECVECGACAAVCPVAAIEAP
- the pyrH gene encoding UMP kinase, giving the protein MVPCKYKRIILKLSGEALAGDKGFGIDPEVVESIAHQIKDIKSQTEGLEIGIVVGGGNIWRGLAGSAKGMDRATADYMGMLATVMNSLALQDALEECGVDTRVQTAIEMRQVAEPYIRRRAIRHLEKGRVVIFAAGTGNPYFSTDTTAALRAAEIEADIILMAKRNADGVYDSDPRNNPDAKMFKELEHKEVLQRGLGVMDSTATSLCMDNKIPIIVFSIDEPGNILKAVLGHDIGTIVGGTKRDS
- the rpsB gene encoding 30S ribosomal protein S2; translation: MSVISMKQLLEAGVHFGHQTRRWNPKMAPYIFTERNGIYIIDLQKTVKKVEDAYNFVRQIAGEGRTILFVGTKKQAQEAVKDEATRCDMYYVNERWLGGMLTNFQTIQKRISRLCALEDMETKGMFEVLPKKEVITLRHEMERLQKFLGGIKNMRKLPGALFVIDPRKERIAVAEARNLGIPIVAIVDTNCDPDEVDVIIPGNDDAIRAVKLLTGKMADAVLEGRQGEQMNAAAGE
- a CDS encoding DUF6115 domain-containing protein encodes the protein MPTGILLVVLLLVTVFIFVYKRQMLLKMFSINIATMADEFRTQMEVTADQAVKKLENQMAQLEYMLEEADAKIITLENRLREAEQKGIPSAPASVPYTSDSPLSTSIPQSQPAQIADKLQEVAQDKRQQVMLMHRQGYTVIEIAKATSMGKGEVMLVLELNKNG
- a CDS encoding DUF342 domain-containing protein; amino-acid sequence: MDKNGLGGFNIDKSESADQRIVISTDNNGTFLTVYPPVAGAKPVTEPEVVEALRVKEITNYQYPLILKTVKEATGSPVRIIAPQAQLKEPDIQVLVERDRMEAFVIISASTNSRLATVDEVMVKLEAAGIRYGVNQESIKRVCQQPGPKLSVATGQHPKDGQDAQIVYTFNLDKNSKPAENENGSVDYKNINLFTTVSEGDILAEKIPAVPGKPGIDVLGNSIQPKPGRDLPLPIGKNVIAVEGKIIAGISGQVMFINNKVHVVPVIVINGDIDFSSGNIEFTGNVTVKGSVQPGFSIKAGGDIEVQGTVSGGIVEGRNITIRMGIQGMHRGHVKASQNVYAKFIENSNVFADGDVYVSDVILHSRVNAKHKVVVEGRRGIVGGQITAGEEIRSKVAGTQLAIVTELEVGVNPALREEYHNLRKDIHKVENTLDQTQKSLQVMRSVDQGSLTNEKRELLLKLTKAQFQLAGQAETMRNRIIQIEADLDQIRQGRIRIAEGVYPGVKIVVGTNVKSVRETLRFVTFYVDDGELKTSTYN